TACAGTTCATGTTGTGGTCCCCTTTTTTGTTGTTTTACCTACAATTTGAAAGGATGATAAACAATGACACAGTTTTCTAGCATAAATCGTTCAAAATATTTAGAAGAAATGGAAGCAAACTCTTTGGATCTACTAGTTATCGGTGGGGGAATTACAGGAACAGGAATTGCTTTAGATGCCCAGGTTCGTGGTTTAAAAACAGGGTTGATTGAGATGCAGGATTTTGCTGCAGGGACTTCTAGCCGATCTACTAAACTAGTACATGGAGGCTTGCGCTATTTAAAGCAATTTGAGGTAAAGCTTGTAGCAGAGGTTGGGAAAGAGCGGGCAATTGTCTATGAAAATGCCCCTCATGTCACAACACCTGTTTGGATGATGTTGCCGATCATTGAAAATGGAACATTCGGTAAGTTTTCCACTTCTATAGGCCTAAAAGTTTACGATTATTTAGCCGGAGTTAAGAAGGTTGAAAGAAGGAAAATGCTGAACAAAACAAATTCAATCGAACGCGAGCCTCTCTTACGTGAACAGGGTTTAAAGGGATCCGGAGTGTATGTTGAGTATCGAACAGATGATGCGCGACTAACATTAGAAGTAATGAAAGAAGCGGTAAACAGAGGGGTTTTGGCTGCAAATTATACAAAAGCAGAAGAATTTATTTATAACAAAGGAAAAGTTGTTGGAGTTCACATTCAGGATTTACTAACTGGTGAAAAGCGGAAGATTTACGCAAAGAAAATCGTAAATGCTGCAGGTCCATGGGTTGATACGTTAAGAGAAAAAGACAAATCAAAGAAAGGGAAATATTTACACTTAACAAAAGGTGTTCATCTTGTTATTGATTCGTCACGTTTTCCTCTAAAAGAAGCAGTGTATTTTGACACCCCTTTTAAAGACGGTAGAATGATGTTTGCTATACCACGTGATAACAAAGCGTATGTAGGCACAACTGATACAAATTACAAAGGCTCAATTAGCCACCCAAGAATGACAGTAGAGGACAGAGATTATATTCTAAAAGCTACTAATTATATGTTTCCCAATCTAAACTTAACAACGAATGATGTTGAGTCAAGCTGGGTAGGCTTACGTCCACTTATTCACGAAGAAGGAAAAGATCCTTCAGAGATTTCTAGAAAAGATGAAATCTTTGTCTCACCATCTGGCTTAGTGACAATTGCTGGAGGGAAGCTAACAGGTTATCGTAAAATGGCGGAAGGTGTTGTAAACCTTGTATTAGAAGAACTAAGAGGAAAAAATTACCCTGCATGTACCACAGACCAGATTGTTCTTTCGGGTGGAGATGTTGGTGGTTCTAATCAGTATCCTACTTTCGTGAAAGAACAGGTTCAAAAAGGGATAAATTTAGGTTTAACAGAGGAAGAAGCAACGAAGCTAGTAAAACGATATGGATCAAACATTTCTGCCCTCTATGAAGTAATCAAACATAGTGGACATGAAGCGGAGGCTGCTGGACTTTCGTTAGAAGTATATGCATCCCTTATTTATGGAATTGAACAAGAAATGGTAGGAACACTATGTGATTTCTTCATTAGAAGAACTAGTGCCCTTTTCTTTGATATAAATTGGGTGATCAAGTGGAAAGAACCGGTTACAAAGTACATGGCAACTATTTTCTCTTGGTCGCTTGAAGAAGAACAACGTTTCCGCGATGAGTTAGAAAAGCACATATATGATGCAACTGTTCCTGTAGAATATGATGAAGATGAACACCCACATGCTAAAAGTGTATAGAAAGGGTGAGGTCCCTGATGTTTGAAAATCAACAGGTGTTACCCGCGACTAAATCAATGAAGGACTTTGAGCAGGTCCTTTCTAATAGAAATGTAGAGTTTATCGTTATGCTAGAAGTGCATATTGCTCAATTAGATAATATTATGAAGCTAGCTAAGACATATCATAAAAAAATCCTCTTACATGCAGACTTAATTCAAGGTTTAAAAAACGATGAGTACTCAGCAGAATTTTTGTGTCAAAAAATAAAGCCTGATGGAGTTATTTCAACAAGAGCAAGTGTATTAAAGACAGCCAAGAAAAATGGTATTTTATCGATTCAGCGGCTATTTTTGCTTGATACGTTGGCAATTGATACAAGTTACAGCTTAGCGCAAAAGGTTCAGCCTGACTTTATAGAAGTTCTACCAGGCTGTGTACCACATTTGATTCAAAAAGTAAGTCAGGAAACAAATATTCCTGTAATAGCAGGCGGTTTAATAACAAGTCATGATGAAGTAACTAGTGTGTTAAAAGCGGGGGCACATGCTGTAACAACGTCCCGAAAGGAATTGTGGAGGATATGATTTGTAAGGAGGGAGATTTACCTCGATTTTTATTGGAAATAATGATATTAAAAATAGCCTGAAAAGTTGCTACGATATAAGCGGAATCGGACACAAATGCAGTAAACAAGCTAAGATCTGTCTCGATACAAGAGGTATCGGGACATAAATGGACCAATAAGCGAAGATCTGTCTCGATACAAGAGGAATCGAGACACAAAAGGATCAAACAAGCGAAGATCTGTCTCGATACAAGAGGAATCGGGACACAAAAGGATCAAACAAGCGAAGATGTGTCTCGATACAAGCGGAATCGGGACATAAATGGATCAAACAAGCGAAGATCTGTCTCGATACAAGAGGAATCGGGACATAAATGGACCAAATAAGCAAAGATCTGTCTCGATACAAGAGGAATCGGGACATAAATGGACCAAATAAGCAAAGATGTGTCTCGATACAAGAGGAATCGAGACACAAAAGGATCAAACAAGCGAAGATCTGTCTCGATACAAGAGGAATCGGGACATAAATGGACCAAATAAGCAAAGATCTGTCTGGATACAAGAGGAATCTAGACC
This genomic stretch from Metabacillus sp. B2-18 harbors:
- a CDS encoding glycerol-3-phosphate dehydrogenase/oxidase translates to MTQFSSINRSKYLEEMEANSLDLLVIGGGITGTGIALDAQVRGLKTGLIEMQDFAAGTSSRSTKLVHGGLRYLKQFEVKLVAEVGKERAIVYENAPHVTTPVWMMLPIIENGTFGKFSTSIGLKVYDYLAGVKKVERRKMLNKTNSIEREPLLREQGLKGSGVYVEYRTDDARLTLEVMKEAVNRGVLAANYTKAEEFIYNKGKVVGVHIQDLLTGEKRKIYAKKIVNAAGPWVDTLREKDKSKKGKYLHLTKGVHLVIDSSRFPLKEAVYFDTPFKDGRMMFAIPRDNKAYVGTTDTNYKGSISHPRMTVEDRDYILKATNYMFPNLNLTTNDVESSWVGLRPLIHEEGKDPSEISRKDEIFVSPSGLVTIAGGKLTGYRKMAEGVVNLVLEELRGKNYPACTTDQIVLSGGDVGGSNQYPTFVKEQVQKGINLGLTEEEATKLVKRYGSNISALYEVIKHSGHEAEAAGLSLEVYASLIYGIEQEMVGTLCDFFIRRTSALFFDINWVIKWKEPVTKYMATIFSWSLEEEQRFRDELEKHIYDATVPVEYDEDEHPHAKSV
- a CDS encoding glycerol-3-phosphate responsive antiterminator, with product MMFENQQVLPATKSMKDFEQVLSNRNVEFIVMLEVHIAQLDNIMKLAKTYHKKILLHADLIQGLKNDEYSAEFLCQKIKPDGVISTRASVLKTAKKNGILSIQRLFLLDTLAIDTSYSLAQKVQPDFIEVLPGCVPHLIQKVSQETNIPVIAGGLITSHDEVTSVLKAGAHAVTTSRKELWRI